Genomic window (Deinococcus sp. YIM 134068):
TGAACTCCACCGGGTAGGCCTGCTCGCCCGCCACGATGAGGAGATCGAGTTCCCCGTTCAGGCCCAGCCGCTCGCTGGTGAGGCGCACGTCATACCGCCGCTCGCCCTCCGTGAGGTCATACCGGCTGAGGGTGCGGCGGCGCTCACGCTCGCCCTCCTGCTGATGACGCTCGCGCCCGTGGGTCATGAGGACGGTCTCCCGCCGCTTGACGGGCGTGCAGCGCGCGAAAAAGACGACACGCGGGCAGTAATGATGCTGGCGCAACTCGGTGGGTGTGACCAGGGTGCTCATTCGTCCTCGTCTCCCTGCTGGTGGATGGTCGTGGCGTCGTCAAGCTGGGCCTGTTCCAGCACGAGGATGGTGATGTGGCCGCTCGCAGGGCCGAGGGCTTTTTCCAGCCGGGTCTCCAGTTCGCGCCGGGCCGTTCGGGTCAGCTTCCCCTGATAGGCGCTGTACTGGAGGCGGGCGAGGCCGTAGTCCTTGCAGGCGTTCATCACCCGCGTGCGCCGTTTGTCGTCGGGCACGTCATAGAGGACGAGCGTGGGCTGGCCGGGCTTGCGGGGGTCCTGGAGGAGACGCGGCACAGCCTCACCACCCCGCGACGAAGACGGGGTATTCGCCCTCGCCGCGCAGGAAGGTGGCGAGGCTGCGGGCCTGCCTCACCATGATGTTGCCGAGGCGGTAGCGTTTGCCCCCGTGTGTGTCGCGGGCGTCTAGGCGGTCGTGAACACCCTGCACGATGCGCTTGCGGGTCTCGGGACTGAGCTTGCCGTGCTCGTCCGTTTCGGGCCTCCACCCCCGCCCCAGGCTGGCGATCACGGCGCGGTCCACCACGCTCGCACGGAAGCCCTCCACGAAGTCGAGGACCAGGCTGGGTTTACCGGGCCGGTCGGTGTGCAGGAAGCCCGCGAAGGGTTCCAGCCCGGCGGTGGCGAGGACCCCCGCCGCCTTCGCATACAGGATGCCGTACCCGTAGTTCAGAGTCATGTTCGCGGGGTCGGTCGCGCCGCGCCCCAGCCGTCCGGGAAAGGCCAGGTCCCCCGGCAGCATGGCGGCCACCGCCCCCCAGTACGCCACCCCACCCCGGCCCTCGATGCCGAGCAGCACGTCCCGCACCTCGTCGATGCACCCACCCTGCACGCCGTCCAATTCGGCCTCCAGCGCGGTGAGTCTCGGAAGGGCGGCCTGGATCGCCCCGAACGCCTGCGGGTCGGCCTCGCGGCGATACTTGCCGAAGTACTTGAGGAGGCTCGCCTGATTGCGGAGCCGGGCGCGGATGGCGTGCCGGGCGACCTCGATGCCCTGCGGGGTCAGGTACGCCTCCATCTGCGCGCGGCGGGTGCTGACCGTGCCGACGAGGTACGGGCTGCTGAACTTGGCGTAGGGGGACCCCAGCCCGTCCACGAGGTCGATCTGCACCCCGAACTTCGCACAGGCACGGACGGCCTCGGCGCTGAGGGTGCAGGCGGTGGTGGTGACGGTGACGCCCTCCAGGTCACGCAGGGCGACCTCCTGCGTCTCCTGCTGCGGGTGACGAAGCTGGAGGCGTTCGCCGCGCAGGGCCAGAAAGGTGCCACGCTCCGAGATCACAAGGTTCATGCCGGGAGGGTGGCATGGGGAGGCGTCACCCAGTGACGCTCAGAAAACTGGGCCTGTCCTTCTTCCAGACCTGGATGTCGCTGTTTTTCTCCGCCAGTATCTTCAAAGCTCGTTCGGCCCGCTTCCTGACCTGGGACCCCCCCGTTCTCGGGTCGTGCCAGTAGGCCCAGGCCACCGGCATCAGGCCCCTGACCAGGGCGATCACATCCGCCGGAAGCCGCTCCGCGAGGTCACAGACCGCGTAGAACCCGGCTGGGGCCTCGTAGACGTGGCGAAACTCCACCCCGTCCCCGCGCACCCGCACCAGTGGCCCCTTGACCTGAAGTTCGTACGGCCTGCGGGGGCGGTCTTCCAGGCTGCGGTAGCGGGACAGGGCAGGCCAGTGGGCGCGGTTCTCCGCCGAGGTGACCTTTACCAGGTTCAGCTCGATGCCCCGCACCCCCGCCAGGGCCAGAATGCGCTCGCCCAGGCCCATAAAGGCGGCCCCGTGCCCATGCTGCCCCGTGAGCGCGTGAATCACGAACGCGCTGTCCACATGCAGCCGCAGCGGCAGGTGGGCGGGCGCGTGCAGCACGGCGAGTTCCGCCGCCAGCAGCTCCGCCTCGGCCACCGAGGTCACCGGCGCTTCCTGCACGACGCTCCCTTCGGGCAACACCGCCGCGAGAACCGCATGGCGGGCGTAGGGCTGCATACTCGCGTCGCTGTACGCCCAGTTGACAGACGGCTCATCGGGCAGCGGGAGTGGCACGGCGGCGTTCATACGGGAAGAGTGACATGGGGAGGCGTCATTGGGTGATGCTCAGTATTCTCCCCACCCGTCGCTCGTCTTCGGCTTTTCCTGCGGCTTTTGCAGGAGCAGACCCAGCGTGTCGTCGTAAGGCAGGTCAGTGAGCCACAGTTTCAGTTCGTCGTCCCAGCTCATCCATTCTTTGAACCGGTTTTTTTGCCGGGTACTGATGGACACCAGCAGGGAGCGGGCCTGAATGGGCGAAACGTCCTTCTCCTGCTCGTATTGAGCCTGAAACCTTTTCGGCAACACCTCAACGCCGTCGAACAGGTCTTCGAAGCTCTGGCGGAGGTCTGGTGAGCTGGAAAACGGCTTCAGGTCGCGCATGAAGCGGAACACCTCGTCATAACCGCTTCTATACTTGCCTTGCAACTCTTCCAGATAGTCGCCCGCGTAGATGCGCTCCAGCCAGCCGCTCAGCAGGTCGTCGTGCAGTAGGCCGCCCGCTGCCACGCACTCGCGCAGGACTTCCAGGGTGCGTTCCACGAGCGTGTCCTCGTAGACGGACTGTCCACTGGCAGGCTGGGCGAGGACGGTCACGGGGACGACCCTGACGGGATGACCCTCCAGGAACACGGTCTCGCCCTTCTCACCCCGCCGGTTCACCCGACCGAAGCGTTGAATCAGGGCTTCCAATGGAGCAGGTTCAGAGACGATGCCGTCGAAGTCGAGGTCGAGCGAGACCTCGATGACCTGCGTGGCGACGACGGCGAGGGGCTGCCCACCCGTCCCCGCTTTCAACGCGCCCAGCACCTCCTCCTCTACCGCCCGGCGGCCCCGGCCATTCAGGCGACCGTGTAACAAACGCACACGCGCTGGCCCCAGGCGACCTTGCAACTCCGCCATCACCCACTGCGCTTTCCGCACGGTGTTCACCGCCACCAGCATGCTCTCCCCGGCCCCCACGCGGGCGGCGATGTCGTCCAGCACGGTAGGGTCCTCCAGGCTGCCCTCCCGCAGTTCCAGGCGGTGGCGGCAGTTTTGCAGGGCGATGTCACGGGGGGCACTCCGGGCTTCCGCGTTCAGCAGACCTTCCAGCTTCTCGCGGAGCCACCCCGGCATGGTCGCCGTCATCACGCAGGCCCGCACGCCCCAACGCCCCACCAGGTCTTCCAGCAACGCCATGAACATGCCCAGGCGCTGCGGCTCGTAGGCGTGAAGCTCGTCCAGGATCAGGGCGCTGCCCGCCACGCTCGCCAGCACCGTCTCATATCCTGGCAGGCGGTACGCGGCCCGCAGAAGCTGGTAGGGCGTGACCACCGCCACCGCAGGCCCATACAGATGGTTGTAGTCGCTGATTCGCCGGGCCTCGCGGGTCAGGTCTTGCAGGGTGTCACCGTCACCCCTCCGCTCCACCGCCGACTGAAACAGCACTTGCAGCGCCCGTCCGTGCAGAATGGCGACTTCCGTGTTCAGGTCCCCGGCCAGCCGCCTCTGCATGGCGTTCAAACTGGCCTGATACGGCAGACTGTAGGTGACTCGGCACGGCCCCAGCTCCTGCTGCCGTGCCCAGGCCCAGAGCAGAGCCGCCTCGGTTTTCCCGCTCCCCGTGGGCGCAATCAGGATGAGGTGGCCCTGTCCGCCGGTCGTCTTGGCGGCGTCACGTTGATGCGGCCTCAGCCCCCCGAACTCCTTGACCTTTTCCGGTGGAATTTTTGCCCGGATGATCTCCTCCAACCTCGTCATGTCGGGCAGGGCGTAGGGTTGCGGGATGCCTGCGTGGGCGCTGGCGAGGCGGTCCGCCTGTTGAATCAACCCGCGCAGGAGGATGGCCCAGGGGTAGTCTGCCCCGGTCAGCCCGCCCTCCCTCACGTCGCTGAAATGGGTGTACATCCAGAGGCTCTCGTCCAGCAGTTCCGCGAGGTCCTGTGGATTACCCGAACGCCTCTTCCCCACAGCAGCCGCACTGAAGCCAAGTTCCTCGCGCCACCCCTCCGGCGCGGTTTGCAGCCAGTTGCGAAGCGAGGCGACATCCTCCACGCGCAGTTGAGAGCGTAGGTTTTCAATCTGAGTGGGATTGGCCTCCTTGCTCGTTTCCAGAATGTACTGGTCGTGGATGACCCCGCTGTCGCGGTGGTGCGACACCACGGCCAGCGCGACGGCCTGCCGCGTTTCCTCGTCGGCCACGTCCGGCAGAAAGGCGAGGGACAGGACCTCGTGCCGATGCCCGAAGCGTTCGCCGCCGGGCTGGAGCATTTGCTGAAACCCCGTCGCCGCCTTCCCGAAGTCGTGGATCACGGCGGCCCAGAAGGCGACGTGCCAGAAGTCCGCGCGGCCCGCGATCTGGGCGATCCGGGGAGCGCGGTTCATCAACCCGGCGAGGCGCTCCACCACGAGGCGCGTGTGTTGCTCCAGCGTTTCTTCCGGCTGGCCCCGCCTCGTCCCTCGGGCTTCCTGCTCGCTCTTGGCGAGGATGTGGGCGATGGCGGGGTCAGGCTGGAAGGTCAAGCGCCTCACCTTCCCCCCTCACGGTAAGCCACTCCAGCGCCCGCTGGCGGCCCCGGCGCTCCCGAGTGGTCGGGTCCACCCACACGCGGTAGCCCTGCGGCACGGCGCGAATGAGTTGCGGCTCCCGCCCCGACTCGCCGGGAAGCGGCAGAAACGCTCGGTTGTTCAGCGCCACATACCGCGCCCAGGTCACGCGCTGACGGTCTACGGGGTCGATGAGGCGGGGCATCAGCAGCCCCTGACCCAGCCCCACACGGGGCCGCCAGGGGTCAAAGGAAAGCAGCGTGTGGTCGAAATACCCCGCCGACCGCTCCTCCAGGTCCACGATTTCGACCCGCGTGTAAGCCGCCAAATCCTGCGAACGGCCCAGCAGCACGGGGAACACGGGGGTGCGGAAAGCGTCGTACCAGTCCGGCCTGTCGAGATAGAGCGTCAGGCGCGGTTGAAACAGCACCTCGCGCACCGTCGGACTCAGACCCGCCAGAATATTCGGCTCCGGCTGCCCCTGTTTCGCCTTACGCCCGTCACGTTCAATCAACCAGGTGTGTTCGTAATCGTCCACGCTTCCCAGATGGGTGAACGAGTACGCGAACCGGAAACTGTCGGGCGCGGGGTACTCCCCCAACGTGCTGGCGATGTGGCCGTAGATGGTCGCAGGCGGTGGAAGCGGATAGCTCGGCTGCCGCCCGATCAGAATGTGGGGGTAGCGGAAGGAGGTCGTCACCCCCTCCAGTTCTATTTTCAAGGCGCGCACGGCTTCAATCCAGCCAGCCCACGCCGGCGTCGCCACTCAGGTCGTCCGCCACGCGCCGCAGCACCGTGCGGGGATGCTCCAGCACGAAGTCCACGCCTTCCGCCCGCAGTTCCTCCAGGGCCGTGCGGAGCCTCTCGCATTCCGGGTCGTGGAACCCGGCGGTCCAGCCGACATACACCGGGCTGAGGAAGGTGTCACGCCACGCCCGCACCGTCTCCTTCAGGGCGTCCACATTCACGCGGGGCTGCCCCCCCTCGCCCCCGCCCACGACGTACTGCAAGGGATTGTTGCCACCCTTCGTTACCACCAGCAGCACGGCGGCGGGCGTCACGTCGGTGTAGTGCAGCGCCTGCTTCGCGCCGCCGCGCAGTTCGGCCAGGGCGCGAATCAGCGGGGCGAGGCGCTCGATGCGTTGTTCACGGTTCAGTCGGTAGGCCTTCTGGGCGGTGAGATGCTCCAGGCCCTGCTCATCCGCCTGTTTGCGGCGCACTTCGTCCAGATTCTGGTTGCCCGACTTGCCCGTGTACGTGAACAGCCCGGCGCGCCCCAGGTCGAGGCTGAGTTGCCCCTTGAACACGGCGCGGTAGAACTGGTGCGAGTGCGGCACCGGATCGCCTTCCTGCATGTTCGGCCCGGTGCGGCTCATGGTGCCGAAGTCCTTGACGATGGCGCTGGGCGCGAGGGAAACCAGCGTCCCGACGCGAAAGGGCGAGGTGCGGGTGATGCTCTGCGACAGCTCGGTGGCGTTGGCGCGGCCCGCGTCATCGGCGCGGCTGTCTTTGGCGCTGGCCTTCTTGCCCTCCGCCCGCATGTACCCGAACAGGTCATCGTCCCAGTACTTGATGGGGTTCGCGTCGGTGTAGGCGACTTTCGCCTCGCGGAAGACCGGCGCAGTGTGCGCCAGCCAGTCGGGGTTTTGAGCGAGGGTGTCGCGCAGCCAGTAGCGGAAGGCCTGCGCCGACACGTAGGGGTAGCTGTCGCGCCCCACACGAATCAGCTTTACACCCACTTCGTTGTCGTACTGAGCGTCCTGCGCGTCACGGGCATTGTTCAGGGCAGAAGCGGGCGCGTCAATCAAGAGGAAACCACTCAGGAAGGCCATTATTTCTCTCCCTCTTCGTTGGGAAGTTCGGTGTTCTGAAGTTCGGGGTCGTCCCTGTTCTCCTCGAAGAACCGGGCGTCGTGGAGGTATTGAATCACCCGCATCTTCAGCAGGTCGCGGGCCAGCGTGAAGTCGGCGCGGGTCACTTCTTCGGCCTCGGTAAAAATTCGCAGGTACTCGTCTTTGGTGGTGATGAGGTCACGGTCCTCCGTACCGGATTTGGCGTCTCCCTTTGACTTCTCCAGCATGGCCTTCAGCAGAACGTGCCGCAGCGGGCCAGCGCCGCGTGCCTCGTACAACTCGCGGAACAACCGCTTGTCGTTTTCCGCCACAATCCACCTGCCGAGGCGCTGCCCCAGGGCCTCAACCGCCTCCACACGGGCTTTTTCCATGCCGACAACCTCCATCAGAAACAGTTCGGTGATGCCCCACAGTCCCGCCAGCGGGATAACTGGGGGCGCGTTCTTCTCGGTCTTCTTGCTGGACTTGCCCTTCCTGGCCTCGGCTTTCGCTTCTCGCAGCGCCTGGGTGAACGGCGGCATGAGGTAGCGGCGCAGGAAGAAAGGGGCCTCGTCCGGTAGCGAGAACAGGGCTTCGTCCAGTTCATTGCGAAAGCCAAAGGCGCTGTCCTTCGTCTTGTCGGCCTCATAACGCCTGGAGTCGAACAGTGGCTTCCACGCTCCTGGGAAGTTCTGGCTCGCCAGCTCCATGAAGCGCAGGGCGGGCTGTTCCAGCGTGTAGATGGCCGCGTCCGGTCCCTGCCCGCTGTTGGTGAGGTGATAGAGGGTCGCGCCGCCCGCAAAAGGCAACCGGGCCGGACCCCTGCCGCTGGGCTGCTTCTCAATCACCTTGCGAATGGCTTCCATCAGGCGGGTGCGGGCCGCAGCCCAGATGGGCTTCTTCTCATCTCCAGGTCGAGAGAGGGAAATGCGCTTGAGCCAGGGTTCCTGCCACTCCGCCACCACATCCAGTAGCAACTGCTTGTCGTCCGCGTCCAGTACCAACGCCCGTCCGCTCACCAGCGGCGCGGCCAGCGAAAGCCCTTGCAGCGCGGTGATGGCCTGCCCGCTCAGAGGAAGTCCCGGCTGACCGTCGGGGTAGAAGTTCATCGGGCCGCGCCCCATCAGCATGGGCATCAGGTCACGGGCGACGCGCTGCTGAGCAGGGAGTTCGGGGAAGATGGCGCAGGGAACGCCCAGCAGGCCGGGGCGCTGATAGCTGCCCAGAATCTCGCGCAGGACTTCCCGCCTTTTTGCAGGCGTAAAAGAGTAGTTGATGAAGTTGCTGGTGAACACCACCGAAATCCAACTCGTCACTTCCGGCGAGAAGTAAGCGTCCTCCGCCCAACGCTGAAACGTTTGCAGGTGTTCGGCGGTCAGGTCTTCCGGCCTGCGAACCTGCGAAAACACGCACAGGCCCGCCAGCGCCGCGTCCATCAGCGGGTAGTCCGTCCAGCGCAGGCCGAGGGCAGAGGGGGGTGAGAGGGTCGTGGGCATGGGGGACCTCCGCTAAACAGGATGCGGAACGGATCAGGCTTTGAATGACGGCTCAACAAAGGAAGGGCAGGCGGGTCATCCCCGTCTGCCCTCTTCCCTTACGCCTGCATCCGCCGATAGCTTGGCGTGACTTCTGGCACGTTCAGCCATTGGCATTCGGTTACTCTCGCCAACTCGATGCCTGGGCTGGAGCTGACACGTTCAACACGGACAACACAGGAGCGGCCCCTGAGCTGCCCGGCATCATTTACACCAAGCGTAGCCAGCCCATTCAGCAACGCGGCATTCGGGAGATTCTGAAACGCCGTTCGCCCATCTGACGATTCAAAACCGAGTCGGGTATGCGTCGGCCCACGCTGAATCTCAATGACTTGAGCAGTATGGGTGCCTATTGGCAAGAGCTGAGGCATAGGTTTTCTCCTTCTGAGTGAGAACTTGCCCATCCCCACACTTAGCTGTACACTTTTGGTGCGAAGCAAACGTGCCACAGCATGTTGGGGAGGGAACTCGCGGTCTTCTGACTGTGGGTTCTTTTCTTTTCTCCACCTCTGGTAGCCATCAGAGCATACCGGGGGCGGAACTGTCAACACACGAGAAAACTTTTTCTCTGGGGCCTCACAACCGCTTGCCTTTTGTGGGAGTGCCCTCTAAAGTATTTGGAGACCTCGCAACCCTCCGTCTCTCCTCATCCGGTAGAGGACTGAAAACAGAGAAAAAGGTGGCTGGTGGGGGGGAATTGGGGGCTTCGGCCCCCATTTATATACTCCTCAACGGCATCCAGAGCCGCCCTCCCCCTCTAGACTCCCCCCATGCTCCCGCTCGACCTCTCCTTTGCCGTCCTGCGCGTCAGCCTGCGGGCGCTGGAGCCGGTGCGTCTGCCGCCCTTTCCCGGCTCCAAGCTGGAGGGTGCCTTCGGGCGGGCGCTGTACCGGTTGGCCTGCACGCAACCGCAGAGGGAGACGTGTCAGGGCTGCCCCCTCCAGAGCATCTGCCCCTACGGCCTGAGCTACGCGCCCCGGCTGCCGGAGGGCCTTCAGGTATCGTCGCTGGGAACCCCGCCACGCCCCATCATCTTCCGAGTGGCGTACGGAGAGGAGCAGCACCTGGGGGCGGGGGAGGCGCTCACCTTCGGGCTGGTGGTCGTGGGGCAGGCGGTCACGCAACTGCCGTACCTGCTGGCGGCGCTGCGCGAGGTGGGCCGGGAGGGGCTGGGGCACACGCGGGGGCGGCTGGAGCTGGAAGAGGTGCGGAGTGTGCGGCCCCACACGGGCGAGGAGGTCACGTTGCTGCGGGGCGCGGACCTCGGCGTGAACCTCTCCCCCCTCCTGTTGCGTGCGGGGGAATTGCCACTTGTGCCGGACGGGCGGCTGCGGCTCCACCTGCGTTCCCCACTGCACATCAAGACGGGCGGGCAGATGGCCGAGCAACTCCATTTCCCCGTCCTGCTGCGGGCGTTGCAACGGCGGGTGGGCAACCTGGAGCAGCTCTACGGCGGCGCGGCCAGCCTGGGGGCCGATTTCACGCGGCTGCCCCTGCTGGCCCGCGAGGTGGAGACCGTCCGGCAGGATGTACGCCTCGTCTCTCAACTCCGCAAGGGGAGTCGCCCGCACCAGAAGACGAACATGGAAGGGCTGGTGGGCACGGTGGAGTACAGCGGCGACTTCACGCCGTTCGCTGCCCTGCTGCGTTCTGGTGAACAGCTCGGGGTGGGCAAATGGGCGCACTTCGGCGCGGGCCTGTACAGCCTGGAGGCCGCCGGATGACCGTGACCCGCAAGCGCGAGCAGGGTCGCCGACTGCTGCGGCTGATCGCCCTGCTGAGCGAGGAGGGGCCGCTGACCACGGCACAACTCGCCGAACAGTTGGAGTGTCAGCCGCAGGAGGTCCAGCGTGATCGCCGCCTGCTCATCCGTGAGGGCCGGGACGTGCTCCGCACCGACGAACGCCCGGCCCGCTACTTCCTGGCGCGGCCCTGGCATCTTCAGGAGGTCCAGAACGACCCGGTGAGGGCGGTCATCCACCACGCGCTCCTGCGCCTGCTGCATCACCACGCGCCCACCCCCAGCCGCCTCTACCACGAGACCCTGCTCGAACTGAGCGGGCACCTTCCCGCACGGCTGCGCGAGATGTCCCTGCGCTCGCTCACGCCGCCTTCGCCCTCGGGCGACATGCCGCGCATGCTGGAAATACTGGCCGCCGCGTGGTGCCGGGGAGAACCCGTGCGCTTCGTCTACCAGAAACCGGGTGGGGAGCCGAAATCCAGTCAGGCCGACGTGGTGTTCATGGAGATCAACCGCACCAACCTCGACTGGTACGTATTTGCCCGCAGGCATGGCGAGCAGCAGGTCAAGACCTTTCACCTCTCCCGGTTCGTGGACGTGACGCGGCTCACCGGGGAAGCCAGCCCGGAGATTCCCTTCGATCCCCGCGACGAACTGGACGGGGCATGGGGCATCATCGGCGGCCAGCAACACTGCGAGGTCACGCTCCGGTTTGCCCCGGACGCCGTGCCTTACGTCGCCTACCGCCACTGGCCCGGACAACTACATGGCGGCATGGACGGGCCGTGCTACGTGCTGCGCCTCCGGGCACCGCTCAACCGCGATGATCTCCCCGTCGAGGTCATGGCCTGGATTCGCGGCTGGGGGCCGAGGGTCGAGGTTCTGTCGCCCGGCTGGGTGCGCGACCTCTGGCTGGAGGAGGCGCGGGAACTGCTGAGGCGGTACGGCCCATGACCGCAAGAGGAGGAGCTACCGCCGAAGCCGGGCGATTTGCGAGACGTGCTGGTGGGTGTTTTTGGGAGAGGACACCCTTGAACGCCCAGGTCATCTGCCCTTCTCACACCAGGCGGCGTCCTGCACGCTCCGCAAATCGCTGGGGTGAATGCTCTCTCCGGCTTTTGCGGACGCTGGCGGCGGATACAATGAACCCCGTCCTCCACGGCGGGGCGAGATGCATGACAACCTCTGACCTTTTGAGAAGGACGTAAAATAAGCGGTTCCAACGACTTCCCCGAGCGGTAGGGGACTGAAACCAGCATCGTGTAAGGCGCACCGAACACTAAGCGGTCAAGTTCCAACGACTTCCCCGAGCGGTAGGGGACTGAAACACCACATGCCGACGGCGACGGGGGAGAGCGCACACGTTCCAACGACTTCCCCGAGCGGTAGGGGACTGAAACCTCAAGGTGGAGGTGGGGATTCGTGCTGTTGCCGGTAGTTCCAACGACTTCCCCGAGCGGTAGGGGACTGAAACACACGTCGTCCGGGCACTTCCCTTCCTTCACCCACGCGTTCCAACGACTTCCCCGAGCGGTAGGGGACTGAAACAACGGCTGTGACCCTGTTCGCGGCCACCGTCACCCCGGTTCCAACGACTTCCCCGAGCGGTAGGGGACTGAAACGTGTAAGCGCCATAGCCGCTCTTGGCAGCGACGAGGTTCCAACGACTTCCCCGAGCGGTAGGGGACTGAAACCTGGAGGCCCCATGCTGCATCTCGGCAACTGCATCGAGGTTCCAACGACTTCCCCGAGCGGTAGGGGACTGAAACGAGCTGAACAGGACGCTTATGAGCGGGCTATCCGGGTTCCAACGACTTCCCCGAGCGGTAGGGGACTGAAACGTGTTGGGGCGGGTGTTGGCAAGTTGAGTGATTTCGAGTTCCAACGACTTCCCCGAGCGGTAGGGGACTGAAACGCCGCTGTTCGGGGGGCGGGTGATGGGCGCGTAGGTGTTCCAACGACTTCCCCGAGCGGTAGGGGACTGAAACATAGAAATCAACGACACCCCGGACCTCGATCAGCACGAAGTTCCAACGACTTCCCCGAGCGGTAGGGGACTGAAACATCACGACGAGCGGCAAGCGGTTCACGGGCACCCATAACCAGTTCCAACGACTTCCCCGAGCGGTAGGGGACTGAAACAACAGCACCACGGGCCTCATCACGCCCCGTCCTGACAAGTTCCAACGACTTCCCCGAGCGGTAGGGGACTGAAACCCGATTTACTGGACACCCTGCGCGAAGGCGTCAAGTTCCAACGACTTCCCCGAGCGGTAGGGGACTGAAACACCTGCGAGGGGTCGATGCCCGCCTCGATGGCAGAGGTTCCAACGACTTCCCCGAGCGGTAGGGGACTGAAACAGCATCCCGGCGAGGGTAATCACCATGATGTTGTAGAAGTTCCAACGACTTCCCCGAGCGGTAGGGGACTGAAACCGCAAGCAACCCCGCCCCGACCAAGAAGCGGAAGGCGTTCCAACGACTTCCCCGAGCGGTAGGGGACTGAAACTTGCGGACGTGCCCGGTGCGGGTGGCCGCGCGGCGCCGGGTGTTCCAACGACTTCCCCGAGCGGTAGGGGACTGAAACACGTCCCTGAGTTCCTGAAAGTCCCTGCCGCCACAGGTTCCAACGACTTCCCCGAGCGGTAGGGGACTGAAACCCGGTG
Coding sequences:
- the cas4 gene encoding CRISPR-associated protein Cas4 — its product is MSTLVTPTELRQHHYCPRVVFFARCTPVKRRETVLMTHGRERHQQEGERERRRTLSRYDLTEGERRYDVRLTSERLGLNGELDLLIVAGEQAYPVEFKHSQRPPDPGHKLQLCAYGLLVEDALGLHCPHGYWHSSRTRQTHLIPFDTRLRNRTLAAIRTIRDFIEAERCPPPTAQVNKCLECELRNFCGDTL
- the cas2 gene encoding CRISPR-associated endonuclease Cas2, coding for MPRLLQDPRKPGQPTLVLYDVPDDKRRTRVMNACKDYGLARLQYSAYQGKLTRTARRELETRLEKALGPASGHITILVLEQAQLDDATTIHQQGDEDE
- the cas1 gene encoding CRISPR-associated endonuclease Cas1, with the protein product MNLVISERGTFLALRGERLQLRHPQQETQEVALRDLEGVTVTTTACTLSAEAVRACAKFGVQIDLVDGLGSPYAKFSSPYLVGTVSTRRAQMEAYLTPQGIEVARHAIRARLRNQASLLKYFGKYRREADPQAFGAIQAALPRLTALEAELDGVQGGCIDEVRDVLLGIEGRGGVAYWGAVAAMLPGDLAFPGRLGRGATDPANMTLNYGYGILYAKAAGVLATAGLEPFAGFLHTDRPGKPSLVLDFVEGFRASVVDRAVIASLGRGWRPETDEHGKLSPETRKRIVQGVHDRLDARDTHGGKRYRLGNIMVRQARSLATFLRGEGEYPVFVAGW
- the cas3 gene encoding CRISPR-associated helicase Cas3', translating into MRRLTFQPDPAIAHILAKSEQEARGTRRGQPEETLEQHTRLVVERLAGLMNRAPRIAQIAGRADFWHVAFWAAVIHDFGKAATGFQQMLQPGGERFGHRHEVLSLAFLPDVADEETRQAVALAVVSHHRDSGVIHDQYILETSKEANPTQIENLRSQLRVEDVASLRNWLQTAPEGWREELGFSAAAVGKRRSGNPQDLAELLDESLWMYTHFSDVREGGLTGADYPWAILLRGLIQQADRLASAHAGIPQPYALPDMTRLEEIIRAKIPPEKVKEFGGLRPHQRDAAKTTGGQGHLILIAPTGSGKTEAALLWAWARQQELGPCRVTYSLPYQASLNAMQRRLAGDLNTEVAILHGRALQVLFQSAVERRGDGDTLQDLTREARRISDYNHLYGPAVAVVTPYQLLRAAYRLPGYETVLASVAGSALILDELHAYEPQRLGMFMALLEDLVGRWGVRACVMTATMPGWLREKLEGLLNAEARSAPRDIALQNCRHRLELREGSLEDPTVLDDIAARVGAGESMLVAVNTVRKAQWVMAELQGRLGPARVRLLHGRLNGRGRRAVEEEVLGALKAGTGGQPLAVVATQVIEVSLDLDFDGIVSEPAPLEALIQRFGRVNRRGEKGETVFLEGHPVRVVPVTVLAQPASGQSVYEDTLVERTLEVLRECVAAGGLLHDDLLSGWLERIYAGDYLEELQGKYRSGYDEVFRFMRDLKPFSSSPDLRQSFEDLFDGVEVLPKRFQAQYEQEKDVSPIQARSLLVSISTRQKNRFKEWMSWDDELKLWLTDLPYDDTLGLLLQKPQEKPKTSDGWGEY
- the cas5 gene encoding CRISPR-associated protein Cas5, with amino-acid sequence MATPAWAGWIEAVRALKIELEGVTTSFRYPHILIGRQPSYPLPPPATIYGHIASTLGEYPAPDSFRFAYSFTHLGSVDDYEHTWLIERDGRKAKQGQPEPNILAGLSPTVREVLFQPRLTLYLDRPDWYDAFRTPVFPVLLGRSQDLAAYTRVEIVDLEERSAGYFDHTLLSFDPWRPRVGLGQGLLMPRLIDPVDRQRVTWARYVALNNRAFLPLPGESGREPQLIRAVPQGYRVWVDPTTRERRGRQRALEWLTVRGEGEALDLPA
- the cas7i gene encoding type I-B CRISPR-associated protein Cas7/Cst2/DevR, whose protein sequence is MAFLSGFLLIDAPASALNNARDAQDAQYDNEVGVKLIRVGRDSYPYVSAQAFRYWLRDTLAQNPDWLAHTAPVFREAKVAYTDANPIKYWDDDLFGYMRAEGKKASAKDSRADDAGRANATELSQSITRTSPFRVGTLVSLAPSAIVKDFGTMSRTGPNMQEGDPVPHSHQFYRAVFKGQLSLDLGRAGLFTYTGKSGNQNLDEVRRKQADEQGLEHLTAQKAYRLNREQRIERLAPLIRALAELRGGAKQALHYTDVTPAAVLLVVTKGGNNPLQYVVGGGEGGQPRVNVDALKETVRAWRDTFLSPVYVGWTAGFHDPECERLRTALEELRAEGVDFVLEHPRTVLRRVADDLSGDAGVGWLD
- the cas6 gene encoding CRISPR system precrRNA processing endoribonuclease RAMP protein Cas6, with the translated sequence MLPLDLSFAVLRVSLRALEPVRLPPFPGSKLEGAFGRALYRLACTQPQRETCQGCPLQSICPYGLSYAPRLPEGLQVSSLGTPPRPIIFRVAYGEEQHLGAGEALTFGLVVVGQAVTQLPYLLAALREVGREGLGHTRGRLELEEVRSVRPHTGEEVTLLRGADLGVNLSPLLLRAGELPLVPDGRLRLHLRSPLHIKTGGQMAEQLHFPVLLRALQRRVGNLEQLYGGAASLGADFTRLPLLAREVETVRQDVRLVSQLRKGSRPHQKTNMEGLVGTVEYSGDFTPFAALLRSGEQLGVGKWAHFGAGLYSLEAAG
- a CDS encoding helix-turn-helix transcriptional regulator, producing the protein MTVTRKREQGRRLLRLIALLSEEGPLTTAQLAEQLECQPQEVQRDRRLLIREGRDVLRTDERPARYFLARPWHLQEVQNDPVRAVIHHALLRLLHHHAPTPSRLYHETLLELSGHLPARLREMSLRSLTPPSPSGDMPRMLEILAAAWCRGEPVRFVYQKPGGEPKSSQADVVFMEINRTNLDWYVFARRHGEQQVKTFHLSRFVDVTRLTGEASPEIPFDPRDELDGAWGIIGGQQHCEVTLRFAPDAVPYVAYRHWPGQLHGGMDGPCYVLRLRAPLNRDDLPVEVMAWIRGWGPRVEVLSPGWVRDLWLEEARELLRRYGP